The following are encoded together in the Methylobacterium radiotolerans JCM 2831 genome:
- a CDS encoding 4Fe-4S dicluster domain-containing protein — MPIITHASSAAVVIDDEKCIAEKGCRVCVDVCPLDILAIDETRQKAYMKYDECWYCMPCEVDCPTNAVKVNIPYLLR, encoded by the coding sequence CTCATGCCAGCAGCGCCGCAGTCGTCATCGATGACGAGAAATGCATCGCCGAAAAAGGATGTCGCGTCTGTGTCGATGTGTGCCCTCTCGATATCCTCGCGATCGATGAGACACGGCAGAAAGCCTACATGAAGTACGACGAATGCTGGTACTGCATGCCCTGCGAAGTCGATTGCCCGACGAACGCGGTCAAGGTCAACATCCCGTATCTTCTGCGCTGA